A region from the Schistocerca serialis cubense isolate TAMUIC-IGC-003099 chromosome 1, iqSchSeri2.2, whole genome shotgun sequence genome encodes:
- the LOC126469773 gene encoding HIG1 domain family member 2A, mitochondrial, giving the protein MQNSKSESREEPEPTFDWLQLQKDVRATNTQETTREKFARKVSENPLVPIGCLATFCALSYGLWSFRTGQRRMSQYMMRLRIAAQGITIAALIVGLGISATRKSN; this is encoded by the exons ATGCAAAATTCAAAGTCAGAATCAAGAGAAGAGCCCGAACCGACTTTTGATTGGTTACAGTTGCAAAAGGATGTCCGCGCAACAAACACACAGGAAACGACAAGGGAAAAATTCGCACGGAAAGTGTCAGAAAATCCCTTAGTTCCAATTG GTTGCCTAGCTACATTTTGTGCTTTGTCCTATGGTCTATGGAGTTTCCGGACAGGACAGCGAAGGATGTCCCAATACATGATGCGCCTTCGAATAGCTGCTCAGGGAATCACTATTGCTGCTTTGATTGTTGGCCTAGGTATTTCTGCAACCAGGAAGAGTAATTAA